A window of Variovorax sp. HW608 genomic DNA:
CGGGCGAAGTGGTGCTCGGCGGCTCGTTCACGCGGCCGACCAACGCGGTGCCCGGCGATACCTTCCATGCCGACTACGGTCCGCTCGGCTCGATCGCCTTCCGCTTCGTCTGAACGTCATCGACTGAAAGAACCGACATGCAAACCCCCATCAACCTCTTCAAGCAGGCGCTCGCCGAAAAGCGCGCGCAGATCGGCCTCTGGCTCGGCCTCGCCGATGCGTACAGCGCGGAGATCTGCGCCGGCGCCGGTTTCGACTGGCTGCTGATCGACGGCGAGCATTCGCCGAACGGGCTCCAGAGCGTCCTCCAACAGGCGCAGGCGATCGCGGCCTATCCGGGTGCGAACGCGATCGCGCGCGTGCCGCTCGGCCATGGCGACGCGGGCACGGCGCTGATCAAGCAATACCTCGACCTCGGCGTGCAGACGCTGCTGGTGCCGATGGTCGATACCGCCGAGCAGGCGAAGGCGATCGTGCGCGCGATGCGCTATCCGCCGCACGGCATCCGCGGCATGGGCGGCGCACGCGCGTCGGGCTGGGGCCGCTATCCGGCCTACGCGAAGGAAGCGAACGACCGCGTCTGCCTGCTGGTGCAGGCGGAGTCGCGCGAGGCGCTCGCGAATCTCGATGCGATCGCGGCGGTGGATGGCGTGGATGGCGTCTTCATCGGCCCGGCCGATCTGTCGGCCTCGATGGGGCACCTGGGCAATTCGGGCCATCCGGAAGTGCAGGCCGCGATCGAGGATGCGATCGCGCGCATCAACCGCGCGGGCAAGGCGGCGGGCATCCTGACACCGGACGAAACGCTGGCGAAGCGCTATCTGGAACTCGGCGCGCTCTTCGTCGCGGTCGGGCTCGACACCAACCTGCTGGTGCGCCATACGACCGCGCTCGCGGCGCGCTTCAAGGGCAGTGCGGCAAAGACCCCATCGGGCGGCACCTACTAACGCCATCCGATCCCATGAGCGAGACGTCAGGTAAACGCGGGGGTCCGGCACGGGGGCTTGCTGGAAAAATACGCGCACACCGTGCGCCCGGCTCACCTGGGCGCGGTGACCCACTCGGGCGCGGTCACGTGGCTGCGCAACGAATCCTGAACCCCCTTGGAGACACCATGATCCTCACTCGCCGCAGCCTGCTGCAAACCACCGGCGCCACCGCACTGCTCGCCAGCATCGGCCAGCAGGCCTTCGCGCAGGCAGGCTTCGAGACCGCGCGCATCATCACCGGCTTCGCGGCCGGCGGCACCTCGGACACCACCTGTCGCCGCTTCGCCACGCAGCTCGCGCCGGGCTATGCGAAGTCGGTCGTGGTCGACAACAAGACCGGCGCCGGCGGCCAGATCGCGGTGACCTACGTGAAGAGCCAGCCGGCCGACGGCGCGACGATCCTGCAGACGCCGACCTCGATCCTCACGATCTACCCGCACATCTACAAGAAGCTGCCGTACGACCCGGCGGTCGACCTGTCGCCGGTGTCGCTGGCCTGCGTGTTCGACTTCGGCTTCGCGGTCGGCCCGGCGGTGCCGGCGAGCGTGAAGACGGTTCCCGAATTCCTCGCGTGGGTGAAGGCCAACCCGAGCGGCGGCAACTTCGGCTCGCCGGCAGCGGGCTCGACGCCGCACTTCATCGGCGCGCTGCTCGGCAAGAGCGCGGGCCTCGAA
This region includes:
- a CDS encoding aldolase/citrate lyase family protein gives rise to the protein MQTPINLFKQALAEKRAQIGLWLGLADAYSAEICAGAGFDWLLIDGEHSPNGLQSVLQQAQAIAAYPGANAIARVPLGHGDAGTALIKQYLDLGVQTLLVPMVDTAEQAKAIVRAMRYPPHGIRGMGGARASGWGRYPAYAKEANDRVCLLVQAESREALANLDAIAAVDGVDGVFIGPADLSASMGHLGNSGHPEVQAAIEDAIARINRAGKAAGILTPDETLAKRYLELGALFVAVGLDTNLLVRHTTALAARFKGSAAKTPSGGTY
- a CDS encoding Bug family tripartite tricarboxylate transporter substrate binding protein, with translation MILTRRSLLQTTGATALLASIGQQAFAQAGFETARIITGFAAGGTSDTTCRRFATQLAPGYAKSVVVDNKTGAGGQIAVTYVKSQPADGATILQTPTSILTIYPHIYKKLPYDPAVDLSPVSLACVFDFGFAVGPAVPASVKTVPEFLAWVKANPSGGNFGSPAAGSTPHFIGALLGKSAGLELKHAAYRGTQPAMLDLLGGNISAVSGPIGDIMQHLPTGKVRILGVSGEKRSRFTPDVPTFGEQGLKNMAHSEWFAFFLPAKASLEAVGRLNTAMKSALAQKDLIDGLAGFGLEAMSSSPAELADLLKKDTAKWGPIVKEIGFTAES